Within the Candidatus Poribacteria bacterium genome, the region GGTGGTGGTAACAGCAACCGTAGCAACCGTTAAGATCGCATGAGGAGGGATGCATGGCAGATTTGGCTACTGACGAGGCTGTAGAAAATTATAAAGGACTTTTGATTCAATACTGCCAGGAACGTGGACTGCAACAGCCGACTTATACGGAAACGCAGCAAGGTCCAGCAGATTCTCCGCGATGGCAGGTGACAGTGGCTTACGGCGATTGGGTACACGAGACACCAGAACCGGTTTCCGGTTCAAAAAAATTTGCGCATCAAGTAGCCGCACAGCAGGTATTAGCCGAAATCGACTCGCGTCGTGAAAGTTTTTTAGCAGGTAATGCAGTGGAGACGACTCCAGCGTCCGTTTCGTTACCTACTTCGGAGGCACCTGCACCCCTTGAAGTCCCTATACCTCTCGTGTCCAATGCGCTGACGATTGCGAACGAACGGCTGACTGCCTCGCAACCTTCGCGATACCGCACCCTCACAGATGCCGAATTTTCACAAAAGCTCTCTAAGTTAACGTTAGAGATTGTCCGGAGTTTGCTTGAGAAGGCAGAGGAGAATAAGATTACGTTCCGATAGGGCAATCCGTTGTGTGATACCACATTTTTCTCGCTGGCGCGCTTTATGAGCGCGCCGTTTTTTTTTGGTATTTGAAGCTGGATTTACGGGATTCTAAGGATTTTCAGGATTATGGAGTCTTCTTGAGTGTGTGTTCATTGTCTGAATCACGGAGAACACGGAGGACGCAGAGGACGCGGAAATTGTGGTGGGCGCAGTGTTCATCGTCTGAAGCTGGATTTACGGGATTCTAAGGATTTTCAGGAGTGGTCAACCGTTTTGACTGAAACTGCTTTTTATGGAATTACCGAAATATTTACTTGAACATCATCAAACCTCGACAGCGGCGGTAGAATGTTTTTTTGACATATCCTAACGATATAGTATATAATACCGATATGAAAAACAGCAAAAGTAAGGAACAACCTGGAATCAAAGGACATATCCTATCACATCAACAATTTGACATCGCAGCAAAAGATCCTTTCTATGTCTTCCCAGAGGACATGCTAAGGTTCCTATTAATTCCGGAGGATATCATGAAAG harbors:
- a CDS encoding putative dsRNA-binding protein, with amino-acid sequence MADLATDEAVENYKGLLIQYCQERGLQQPTYTETQQGPADSPRWQVTVAYGDWVHETPEPVSGSKKFAHQVAAQQVLAEIDSRRESFLAGNAVETTPASVSLPTSEAPAPLEVPIPLVSNALTIANERLTASQPSRYRTLTDAEFSQKLSKLTLEIVRSLLEKAEENKITFR